One stretch of Hevea brasiliensis isolate MT/VB/25A 57/8 chromosome 12, ASM3005281v1, whole genome shotgun sequence DNA includes these proteins:
- the LOC131171168 gene encoding uncharacterized protein LOC131171168 yields MDNSRALLATLKVRPVLVERVRETQSRDEQLNKIINEVRNDTRLDFSLSEDGTLMFDGRLCVPSVENLKREIMEEAHYSAYSMRLSSTKMYQDLRENYWWPGMKREIAEIVSRLTKSTHFLPVRMDYSLDNLAEIYVNEIVKLHGAPVSIVSDKDPSYHASLGMASCEALYRRRCRTPMRWTKGMERKLEGPEMV; encoded by the exons ATGGATAATTCAAGGGCATTGTTAGCAACTCTAAAAGTTAGACCAGTATTGGTGGAAAGGGTTAGAGAAACTCAAAGTCGAGATGAGCAATTAAACAAGATCATCAATGAGGTGAGAAATGACACTCGTTTAGATTTTTCACTTAGTGAAGATGGGACTTTAATGTTTGATGGCAGGTTATGTGTACCTAGTGTGGAAAACCTAAAAAGAGAGATAATGGAAGAGGCTCACTATTCTGCCTATTCTATGCGTTTGAGTAGCACTAAGATGTATCAGGATCTTAGAGAAAATtattggtggccaggtatgaaaagGGAAATAGCAGAAATTGTTTCAAG ATTAACGAAATCAACACACTTTTTGCCTGTAAGGATGGATTATTCTTTAGATAATTTAGCAGAGATTTATGTCAATGAAATTGTGAAACTCCATGGTGCTCCAGTTTCTATTGTTTCAGATAAagatccaag TTATCATGCTAGTCTTGGAATGGCTTCTTGTGAGGCATTATATAGAAGGAGATGTAGAACCCCAATGCGTTGGACTAAAGGAATGGAAAGAAAACTAGAGGGTCCAGAAATGGTATAG
- the LOC131171169 gene encoding uncharacterized protein LOC131171169 yields the protein MDKIRMIKSRLKAAQDRQKSYADLKRRDIEYNVSDKVFLKISPWKGIVRFGKRGKLSPRFIGSYEIIERIIPVAYRLALPPELSQIHDVFQVSMLRRYKSDPSHILQKQPIELREDLTYEEELVEVIDREEKVLRNKAIPFVKIRWSNHSKKEATWEREEDMRAHNPHLFALPGDDPAPVVDTRGAPAVWASLVFSTALDIHIAFGAYIRWLPFGGSYAHVYDQHIYCSWAISSVVIEPKMPALLSGCWSLLYAPEMQAFSIGNILYERTESKGNATRGSSNLRNMNSDLPFTIIHYALTVYIS from the exons ATGGATAAAATCCGAATGATAAAGAGTAGGTTAAAAGCAGCACAAGATAGgcaaaagagttatgcagatttgaaaagaagagatattgagtacaatGTTAGTGATAAGGTATTCTTAAAGATTTCTCCTTGGAAGGGAATTGTACGCTTTGGTAAGCGTGGAAAGTTAAGTCCTCGGTTTATAGGTTCTTATGAGATTATAGAGAGGATCATACCAGTTGCTTATCgcttagcattacctccagagttatcaCAAATCCATGATGTCTTTCAAGTATCCATGTTAAGAAGATACAAAAGTGACCCTTCTCATATTCTCCAAAAGCAACCAATCGAGTTGAGAGAAGATctaacatatgaggaagaactagTGGAGGTCATTGATAGAGAAGAGAAAGTCTTGAGGAACAAAGCAATTCCTTTTGTTAAAATTCGTTGGAGCAATCATTCAAagaaagaagctacttgggaaagaGAAGAGGATATGCGGGCTCATAACCCACACTTATTTGCGCTACCAG GAGATGACCCAGCTCCTGTTGTAGATACTAGGGGTGCTCCAGCGGTCTGGGCTTCATTAGTTTTTAGTACAG CGCTTGATATACACATAGCCTTTGGGGCGTATATCAGGTGGTTGCCTTTTGGGGGTAGCTATGCACATGTGTATGACCAGCATATTTATTGCTCTTGGGCTATTAGTAGTGTCGTCATAGAGCCCAAGATGCCAGCATTACTCTCAGGTTGCTGGAGTTTATTATATGCACCTGAAATGCAAGCATTTTCTATAGGAAATATATT GTATGAGCGAACAGAGAGTAAAGGAAACGCCACAAGAGGGTCATCAAATCTTAGAAACATGAACAGTGACCTTCCATTCACCATTATTCACTATGCATTGACTGTTTATATTTCTTGA